The DNA region CGTGTTCTGTTACGTCAAGGTTCGGAACACAAACACGGTTAGCATATGCTGCAGACCCGCGTCCTCGACCTCCATTGGAGCTTGCTCCACCACGGCCACGTCCTGGTACAGAACGACTGCGAGGAGTGCCATTCGGGTTCGTGGCAGGAGTGCCATTCGGGTTCGTGGGAAAATTCCCATTCAGGTTCGTCTGAGTCTGTCCGTCCGTCATTGTCgtgaaaaaaaaacgataagaaaaacctttaatttcacaaaaatgattcaagctctgataccatgaagaaacagagattccaAAGTTTTCTATTCTGTCCCTTATGACTtgatttacaaaaacatatatactcgaGAGAGCAGATCCATACGAATCATATCTATACATACAAGGAAAGCTATATTAACTTTGCTGATCTTACGGGATTGACATATTGACCAAACAGCTTCACGGCCAAGTCACCTATAACCATGACGAAACCAACTGCAATTAGAGTAAACCGATAGCTAACCTGAAACCAATCTCCAACAAACTTTTAGGTCATCTTATTACTTTATGACTATACTTGTAAGTTGTGACCTGATTTGAACCGGAAACTTTTGTCGCTAACAGGAACAGTGACGGCAGTTTCGGCGGCCGGAGCGATCGGCGTTGTGGGTGGAGTGTATTGGTACTTGAGGAAAGTGAGAGCCAAGGCTCCGGTCACTTGTGGTGTTCAAAGCAATGAGAACAGAATTTTCTAAAAGCTCTAATAAAATCATAGTTATACAAAGACAAAAGCATGGTCacactcttcttttcttctgtttcgttcttttttgtcttttttttttttttcctttttttttttctttttttttttcttgtcttttttatctttgattttgtgtatATTACAAGTTTCGGGATAAACATTTTTGTATATCATATACTAGTTAATTAATTTCGTTTTGGTCGAATAGTAAATCTGTTGGAATACCAAGCAAGAAAACTTTTGCAAGCATATGgacatcaaatcaaaatactatGTACTCTTTCACATAGTCAACttcaaatctttttaattatacaaatcttgaaagaatacaaaaatatttaaatcctCCAAGATAATACGAATTCCTTCCCGGGTACTGAAGAATTCACAAAACGCACCTCAGATACAAGAACTCCGCTTCGTTGTTTCAAAggaaaggaaataaaaattaacaaaacaaaacgttaCATACATTTatgaaacattatatataatcacTATATAGCCATATAGTTGAATATAATTAGTTAGCAAATCCTGCCGGAGTAGCAACGGAGAGGACCGGCGGAAGAAGTAAGAGAAGGGGCCAGAGATCCGTGGGACACAGGAAACCACTCTGCTCTTCTGTACAATGGTGTGACGGTTCCGTAGCCAGAAGGCACGAATCCGTTCTTGAAAACGTCTTTGGACGTTCTCCATTTCCATCTCGTCCAATCATATCCACTATCTATTCTCTTTGTCACCTATAGATATACAAAAGAATNNNNNNNNNNNNNNNNNNNNNNNNNNNNNNNNNNNNNNNNNNNNNNNNNNNNNNNNNNNNNNNNNNNNNNNNNNNNNNNNNNNNNNNNNNNNNNNNNNNNNNNNNNNNNNNNNNNNNNNNNNNNNNNNNNNNNNNNNNNNNNNNNNNNNNNNNNNNNNNNNNNNNNNNNNNNNNNNNNNNNNNNNNNNNNNNNNNNNNNNNNNNNNNNNNNNNNNNNNNNNNNNNNNNNNNNNNNNNNNNNNNNNNNNNNNNNNNNNNNNNNNNNNNNNNNNNNNNNNNNNNNNNNNNNNNNNNNNNNNNNNNNNNNNNNNNNNNNNNNNNNNNNNNNNNNNNNNNNNNNNNNNNNNNNNNNNNNNNNNNNNNNNNNNNNNNNNNNNNNNNNNNNNNNNNNNNNNNNNNNNNNNNNNNNNNNNNNNNNNNNNNNNNNNNNNNNNNNNNNNNNNNNNNNNNNNNNNNNNNNNNNNNNNNNNNNNNNNNNNNNNNNNNNNNNNNNNNNNNNNNNNNNNNNNNNNNNNNNNNNNNNNNNNNNNNNNNNNNNNNNNNNNNNNNNNNNNNNNNNNNNNNNNNNNNNNNNNNNNNNNNNNNNNNNNNNNNNNNNNNNNNNNNNNNNNNNNNNNNNNNNNNNNNNNNNNNNNNNNNNNNNNNNNNNNNNNNNNNNNNNNNNNNNNNNNNNNNNNNNNNNNNNNNNNNNNNNNNNNNNNNNNNNNNNNNNNNNNNNNNNNNNNNNNNNNNNNNNNNNNNNNNNNNNNNNNNNNNNNNNNNNNNNNNNNNNNNNNNNNNNNNNNNNNNNNNNNNNNNNNNNNNNNNNNNNNNNNNNNNNNNNNNNNNNNNNNNNNNNNNNNNNNNNNNNNNNNNNNNNNNNNNNNNNNNNNNNNNNNNNNNNNNNNNNNNNNNNNNNNNNNNNNNNNNNNNNNNNNNNNNNNNNNNNNNNNNNNNNNNNNNNNNNNNNNNNNNNNNNNNNNNNNNNNNNNNNNNNNNNNNNNNNNNNNNNNNNNNNNNNNNNNNNNNNNNNNNNNNNNNNNNNNNNNNNNNNNNNNNNNNNNNNNNNNNNNNNNNNNNNNNNNNNNNNNNNNNNNNNNNNNNNNNNNNNNNNNNNNNNNNNNNNNNNNNNNNNNNNNNNNNNNNNNNNNNNNNNNNNNNNNNNNNNNNNNNNNNNNNNNNNNNNNNNNNNNNNNNNNNNNNNNNNNNNNNNNNNNNNNNNNNNNNNNNNNNNNNNNNNNNNNNNNNNNNNNNNNNNNNNNNNNNNNNNNNNNNNNNNNNNNNNNNNNNNNNNNNNNNNNNNNNNNNNNNNNNNNNNNNNNNNNNNNNNNNNNNNNNNNNNNNNNNNNNNNNNNNNNNNNNNNNNNNNNNNNNNNNNNNNNNNNNNNNNNNNNNNNNNNNNNNNNNNNNNNNNNNNNNNNNNNNNNNNNNNNNNNNNNNNNNNNNNNNNNNNNNNNNNNNNNNNNNNNNNNNNNNNNNNNNNNNNNNNNNNNNNNNNNNNNNNNNNNNNNNNNNNNNNNNNNNNNNNNNNNNNNNNNNNNNNNNNNNNNNNNNNNNNNNNNNNNNNNNNNNNNNNNNNNNNNNNNNNNNNNNNNNNNNNNNNNNNNNNNNNNNNNNNNNNNNNNNNNNNNNNNNNNNNNNNNNNNNNNNNNNNNNNNNNNNNNNNNNNNNNNNNNNNNNNNNNNNNNNNNNNNNNNNNNNNNNNNNNNNNNNNNNNNTCCGTTCTTGAAAACGTCTTTGGACGTTCTCCATTTCCATCTCGTCCAATCATATCCACTATCTATTCTCTTTGTCACCTATAGATATACAAAagaatataatcatatatatactattgtaaTTCAAAATCATTGGCAATAAATACATTAACATGCCTTAAAAATGAAGATACCTGTTTTTTGCTTAAGTCATCAGAAGCAACGAAGTAGTTGCCTTCACTAAAAATGGTTGGATCAGCACTTCCTCCGATCGCATACATTTGCCATTTCTCGTACCTATTGTTTGCTACGTGCGCATACCCTCTCCTCACCCTGCCACGTCATCAGGACATATTATCAATTACATATCCATGTCAACATTTTTCTAGTCTGGTTCAATTAAActaagtaacaaaatatttatactcACCTCGGCATCCTCTCAATGAGACCTGGTCCAAAATGGTTGAATGCAATTGTAACTCTCATGATTTTATCCTCCACATTATTGTCATTATGTCCGAGTAACATCACCTTCATAATGACATAGCAAATTAATTATcatcaaatattcaaaatacattataaaaaaagttacagTTATGTAAGATATAAACTTACTTTATCATGCTGCGTGAAGTAGTTGTTAGAAATAGTAACGGCCGTAGAAGCATGAAGCACATCGATCAAACCATCTTGACACCGAGAAAAGTAACAATGATCAATCCAGATATGTGAAGAATCAAAAATAGCGATTGCATCACCATCTGATCCTTTCCGGTTGCCAATATGAGTCGGGCTGCTCCGCACTCGACCTGACTTACCCGGTTTACAATCATGGATACTTATCCCATGTATAATGACGTGGCTCACATGTTGGATCGTTATGCATGGACCATATGCAATTTCTACTTTTGCACCTCTTCCGTCGATCGTCTTGTAGCTGTTCATGATGAGTTCGTTTCGCAACACTATGACCATGTCACGTGCGAATGTGATCCATAGTGGTTTAGATTGGATCACGGCGTGTCTAAGAGTTCCGGGTCTAGGGTTTTCGGGGTCGTCTGATGGGTTTGTAACCACGTAGATCGACCCGTATTTTCCCCCAACCGCAGCTTTTCCAAACCCTACAGCGCAATCGGCAAGGGCACGACGGTTGTACGCCCAACTAGGATTTCTACGCCAGCAAGAATCGATAGGATTTAGTAATAATTTGGGAACGGTAGTGTAACCATTACTGTAATAAGCAGCTTctacaagagaagaagagaaagttgcAAAGAGAAGTGAAACTGTTAAGAAAAGTGAAGCCATTTGCTAGAAGATGTGAGGCTTCAATTGAACTATATGtgtgcaaatatatatatagacgaaTGTACTTAGCAGTAGCTATTATAAATATACAACTACGTTTCTAATTTGAAAGATGAGAAGGTGGGACACACGGATCGTGTTGACTAATGATAGGAAACAATATTATCATTTGAATAAAAACTTCTCTcgctatatatatttctttgatcAATGCTCTTTGTTATAGACAGACGTGGTTGCACGAGCTTGAGATGAAGATGGATTGGTTTGACTTTGGTtacatatcaaattaattatcatctataattctatataataagtttatttataagTTAAACTTTAAGTTTAGAGAAGAATTAGTGATCACTATTTcctagttatatataaatatagtcaGTAGTCTGTGATTCGTCAGTTTGGTATACAAAACACTGCTTTTTGACATGCATGGTATCGGTCGACGCATACAACATGGTGCCAATGATCAGATTTAATAAAGTGGTAAATACTTCAACTTGTTTAATATAATGGtggtttattttctaataagaCTGAAAACgagtaatattttttaagaaaagtatATAGAATACTATTTGAGACGGcaattagaatttagaaattgGCATCATCATCACTTTTCGTATAGGCACTAAAGTCAACTTCTGTCAAATCCGTACACTTCCTCGATCATTTTCACTTTTATGTTGGTATTACAAGTAGAGATTGAGATTAGGATAATTTGGATTTGAAGTGGAAAATAAAGctttaaaatttatcttaaataGTCCTTTTAATTAGGTAGGAATAAGATAGTTAATAAATTCAAACTTTATTCAATAAttatacattggattgttaacATGCATGAGACATGGGCGtatcaataaaattaacaatataataatGATGACAAACTTTTACAAGACTTTCTATCTTTTATAGCAAGTACTCGACCTTTATTTAAGCTAGCTATATAATCTTTGAATTTCGATCTGTATGTATAATATGAATTTAATCCAATTTAaaccaacaaattaaaattctttttttctttctaatgacCTTTTATACCGCATTATTTCTTTATGCATAGCTGCACATCCCATAGGCACACGATCTCCCTTTCTTACACTTCTTAAAGCAACCTCCGCAGTGTCTCTTGTCAAACATTGGGTTTACACAATATCCGTTGCAACAAACCTCCGAGTATTGACAGCTTTTTCCACATCTTCCACAGTTCAATTTGTTGGTTCTCAGGTCGACGCACCTCTTACGACAACAATCACGACCTGGACTGCCTTTGAGACGACATACTTTGGAGCTTTTGTCACATGTCATTGCTGCACCTATACGTTTCCTACCTTTGTTCCTTGCAGTAGCGGCTATCTCTTGATGACTGTTCTTGTCTTGATGCTTCGCCTCGACCCTTAGCGGTTCGCTGAGTGTTATAGCAATGGCTAAGACCACTATGAGTACCATAATGAAATAGGATATCTTGAATGTATTCATTCTTCTACTTGTGGATAAGAAATCAAA from Camelina sativa cultivar DH55 chromosome 3, Cs, whole genome shotgun sequence includes:
- the LOC104770759 gene encoding putative pectate lyase 2 yields the protein MASLFLTVSLLFATFSSSLVEAAYYSNGYTTVPKLLLNPIDSCWRRNPSWAYNRRALADCAVGFGKAAVGGKYGSIYVVTNPSDDPENPRPGTLRHAVIQSKPLWITFARDMVIVLRNELIMNSYKTIDGRGAKVEIAYGPCITIQHVSHVIIHGISIHDCKPGKSGRVRSSPTHIGNRKGSDGDAIAIFDSSHIWIDHCYFSRCQDGLIDVLHASTAVTISNNYFTQHDKVMLLGHNDNNVEDKIMRVTIAFNHFGPGLIERMPRVRRGYAHVANNRYEKWQMYAIGGSADPTIFSEGNYFVASDDLSKKQVTKRIDSGYDWTRWKWRTSKDVFKNGFVPSGYGTVTPLYRRAEWFPVSHGSLAPSLTSSAGPLRCYSGRIC
- the LOC104770769 gene encoding stigma-specific STIG1-like protein 3, producing the protein MNTFKISYFIMVLIVVLAIAITLSEPLRVEAKHQDKNSHQEIAATARNKGRKRIGAAMTCDKSSKVCRLKGSPGRDCCRKRCVDLRTNKLNCGRCGKSCQYSEVCCNGYCVNPMFDKRHCGGCFKKCKKGRSCAYGMCSYA